In Oryzias melastigma strain HK-1 linkage group LG14, ASM292280v2, whole genome shotgun sequence, the DNA window gaataataaaaaaagttttattttcggGACTGCAATTATGACATAGCAACCCactaatatattaaaataatttagtttgagCTTCATTGTGGGGAAATAAAACGTGATATGTACTGTATATTCTTCAGTGTTGACAGTCCAAGAATAAATTAGGttatcatttgaaaaaacaattggaaaatttgtgtgtgtgttttttaatggcTATTCTCTTCTGTGTCTAGAAATGCTAAATTGAAAcaattagaaacattttaaacttatGTGATTCACATATCTGGCTCCCGAAATGTTCGCGTTGTGATTTACTTGTTTCCCTGTCGTTATCTGGCAACCCTGCCTAAACTGCGACAGCGCCAATGGCAGCAAAAGACAACTAGAAGAGGCGAGGAGGATGACAGCAACAAGGTGAGAGGAGCACCGTTTGAAGTCAACATTGGCACTGATGTACGGTCAGAGAATGCAGAGAACCGTCACGTCTCCCTGCGGATTCCGCATCGCATGAGTTACCACATTACTGTCAACTTTATCTCAAGTTGTTAAGGTATTTCTGCGAATAAATTGTTAGCATGATATTCTCTAAACTGAAGCTAACTAAGGTTAGCATTCCAAGCGTTGAAGTTAGCGGTGTTAGCTTGATAGCGGTATTTAGCTGAACTAATTGCTAACCTTAATATTGCCTGACAGTGTCACTGGTTGTTGGCTATTTAAATTAACTATTACCATGTCAACTTCTACGCGGTGGTACACACGTAAAGCTAAACCAGCCCTAAGTGTTGACCCGAGTTGTGTAAATAATGTTAGGCTATCGTTTTAGCATATGCTAACCGCCGCTCGAGGCCTAAAGGTGTCAAAGCAGTTATTTGACAAAATGCCGAAGGTCACGTTTTGTGTAATTCTTGTTgcatttgtggaaaaaatgttgctaatgtgcattttctagtgctgtcatgGTCTTAAGCATGTCTTCCTTTTACGCTTCTCAACTAATGATGCTGCAGGAAGAGATAAACacttcagggtttttttcttcattgacGTGTCAACTTGTTTGATTAATCATTACAATATTACTTAGACCAACAAAGTTGACAGAAACAGCAGGACGGGTATGCAAACTGACACAAACATCAGCATTTAATGGTGTTTTCACACTGAAATCAACCACTAAAATATATCATAATTCATTCTTGCACCGTCAATGTTTCGTTTTGCCCGGTCCTGTTAGCTCCTGCTTAGTATAGTGTcatcaagttttattttgaaatctttatTTCACATGTCGTTCATTAAATTGCCAACCACACGGTGTTAGCTCAGAGATTTCTCATAATAGGCATTGCATGAAGTTTCAAGAAAGTTGATCAGACTggaatgtatttaatttaaatatctaTATGATAATGGAAGCTGTTGCCTTTACCCttacttttctttgataaatgtGAATGCATTATTCAGAtatacttattaaaaaaatgtaaattatcaACTTTGTagcaattttgtttttgaaatacttaagaacattttaatatcataactgaaaaataagaatgatctgatttatttatttattgtaacaaaaaaaagtattcaacctgcaaaatgtgacaacataagtgatttgaaaaaagaaaaaaaaatatttccagcaCTACACGTGCATAGCTTGGTAATGCtttgcctttattttttctatactAAAATATCAACTCTTGGgggttgttttgtttaaaaaaaatattgatctaAAAAGCAAGAAGCTATGGAGGCCATagaatttatcatttttgtccatTATGACACTATCTGGGTTTTACTGCATGCATCAGTGGTTGCAAGGGTCTTTTGAATTATCTCTCGTGCTACTATTTTTGTCCCagaagtttaaatttttttatagaaaGGGAAGGTACCTGTTGTTGCACTTTCATGAACATTGTATTAGAGCATCTACAAAGTGCATCTCAATGGACTAAAAGTTGGTTTTCTTCACATGCTGTTGTGATATAACAATAACTCAAGGTGTTGCTGAATTAAATAGCAGCTTTTctaaagcatttctgttttaaaatggaaGGTAGATGGATTTTAATGCAAGCTGTAATCTTTTGTTGGAGCAGCGGTACAGTAACTAATTTACAAAGTTGAATCTGTCACGCTTCTGGATTTTGTGCAAGGGCAGCAAAGTAAGGAATAGCGTTCTACACTTGTTGCTATGAAGCAAATCCTCGTGGACTTGAAGCCTTTTTGACATAGATTGAATTAACTATTGTTTTAGTGAAAACTCTGGTCACTCAATTGCATTAGAGTATATGAACTAGAGCTGTTTGTTGGTAAGCCGTGAAGATGTAGAGGTTCTCACCTAGTTATGTGATAAGTAATACAAAAGAGATAACCGTCTGTTTCTTGGTCAAACCAGCTGCAGTCAGTTGTGCATGTAACTCtgtttttagaatttagaaGCACATATATcaaaaattcttatttattgTCTCTGAAGTTTTTACTCTGATTTGTGCATCACAAATATCAACATCTCTCTCGGTTGTTGCCGATGGCACTGCATGGCAAAATGTTTATGCTGCAGTGTGAAGTGCCCTGTCCTATTTTGGGTGGTCAGTACTCTCGCAGGTAATAACGTAAAACGGGCAATATTGgctgtttttacaaaaatatgcaACCTGGAGAGCTTTAGTGTAGAGTTGTAGTGTAAGTGCAAGTGTTCTGCATTTACTGGCTGCATGAGAAGAGATGATgagctgtgtttgtgttagtcGTGACTGGTGAAAGGAGTTAGCTGATGACAGGGCTGTGTTGCTAAGCAACCCACATCATGGGCTGTGCCTCTTGAAGCTTGAAGCTTGCTGCATTCTACTCTCTCTAAGACTGGGGAAAGTGTTTCTAATGCGTTCCGTTCACTGTTGCACCTCTTATGGAGATTCAGTTTGATTATCCGTGTTCATGCGCAGCAAAAACTGACAGTGCTGCTTGGTTTGCACTGCAGGCTCCCCGTGAAGCAGCACACGGCTTTTCCATTACAGCCTCTCTCCCCCTGTAGAATTCAGTTCTGATAGTCTTTCAGTGGGCTGTAGGCGCAGGGATGCACTATTCAGCCCACACCATCTCAGGTTATGCTAACTCACATTCTCACTGTGTCTGGCTCAAACCTTGGGTGTGATACCAGCTAGAATTTTATGTTCATAGTGGCCATGGTTCTTCAGAAGTccatttgaacattttgtaccctcctgtgatttttatttaaaaccaacTAAAGTAACAGCAATATAGTTTTATGtctgtttatttgcattttgtttatagatttttgtatttgaatatttttgcatagTGTTTAAACAGTAAGACCAAATAgtgaagtactttttttttttgcttgcacaAAAAGGGGTGTGATGCTGATGCACACACAGGGTATTTGttattctcatttatttaaaaatacaaaataaattgaaGCCCAACACTGTTATTGatattgactattttttttcctataatttGGTTTTTGCAGGTTCGCCTAATTTGATTTTGCCGATTCAGACGGGGGAGACCATATTGGTTCGGTCTTACGTAAAAAGTCCTGCAGTGCTGAAGTGACTATGATTCTCTGGCTGCAGTGGAGGTGAGGAAACATGGGGTGGAAATCTGAGTTGTCAAGACAAACGTGATGACAGCATGGTCCATGGTGGAGAAGCTCAAAATGGAAAAACGCCCATGCAGGGAAGAGAACATTGACTCAAGTGAGGCCCAGCATGCCACTGAGGAGTCGGAGGATGGAAGCAGCTCAGAAAGTGAATCCGAAGACCAGAAACCGCAGAGGGCTCCGGCGAACAGCAGTAAAAGAAGAGAACCGCTGGCTGTCACCAAACCTCACCGTCAGCTCTGCCGCTCTCCGTGCCTCGACCGGCCGAGTTTCTCCCAGAGTAGCACTGTCCAAGACCTCCGTGAGGACGATACCAGCACGGCGTCAGGGGTTAAACCTGTGAGTGAAAGAGAGTACCAGACCAAGATTGAGTTTGCGTTGAAGCTGGGCTATTCTGGAGAGCAAGTGGAGACGGTGCTCAGTAAGCTAGGAGCCGCGGCACTCATTAACGATGTTCTCGCTGAATTGGTGCGACTCGGAAACAAAGTAGAGCCGGAAACTCAGCCTTGCAGCAGCGCAGCCGCTCCAGCGTCACGGCCCCCATGTGTGAAAGAGACTGTTAGTCCAGAAGTTTCAGTGGAAGAAGATTCTGTGGATACCTTTGATAACCTCAGGCCCATCGTCATTGACGGCTCAAACGTTGCAATGAGGTTAGACTTtagaatacaaatatttcattctatgtttttcacccttttttaatcattttattttgttttccagccATGGAAACAAAGAGGTATTCTCTTGTCGTGGTATCCAGCTTGCTGTTGAATGGTTTCGGGATAAAGGACACAAAGACATCACTGTATTTGTTCCAGCCTGGAGGAAGGAGCAGTCAAGACCTGATGCTCTAATCACAGGTACTACGAGTACTTCTGATACTTCACGAATCTGTCAACTCTTTGACTTGCTAGAGAAAACATTCAACGGTCATTCACTTGTCGAATCTTCTTTCAGATCAAGAAATCTTACGCAAACTGGAGAAGGAGAAGATCCTGGTTTTCACCCCATCTCGAAGAGTTCAGGGCAGGAGGGTGGTGTGCTATGATGATCGCTTCATAGTGAAGCTGGCTTATGATTCTGATGGAATTATTGTGTCAAACGACAACTACAGGGACCTGCAAAACGAGAAACCAGAGTGGAAAAAGTTTATCGAAGAGCGTCTCTTGATGTATTCATTTGTCAATGACAAGTAAGAAACTCTGATGCCTTTTAGAAAATGTGTCCAGAATTATGTCAAATCCTTTCAGATTGTGATGTAATATGAACATGTTAGTTTCTGTGCTTGGTGTGTGGACTAACATCTAttcatttaatctaaaaaatattgctttatcAGGTTTATGCCACCTGATGATCCGCTGGGAAGACATGGTCCAAGCTTGGAAAATTTTCTCCGTAAGCGACCGGTTGTTCCAGAGCACAAAAAACAACCTTGTCCCTATGGTAAGAACCCTTTAATTAACACTTCTatggtttgatttaaaatgttcatcttgGTAAACTactcttattttctttaaaccagGAAAAAAGTGCACATATGGACATAAGTGTAAATACTATCATCCAGAACGTGTTAACCAACCTTTGCGGTCCGTGGCGGATGAACTCCGAGCCTTTGCCAAATTATCTGCGGTGAAAACGATGAGTGAAGGAGCTTTAGCGAAATGCGGCACCGGTTCAGCAACTGTAAAGGGGGACAGCAGCTCTGAAGCCAAACGCGTGGCCCCCAAGCGCCAGTCCGATCCCAGCATTCGCTCAGTGGCCTGTGAACCTCCAGAGGCACTCTCCATCGTAAGGAAGTCCGAGACAAATTCAGTGCCTTCCCTCGTGTCTGCCCTCAGCGTGCCCACCATGCAGCCTGCCAAGAGCCACGCAGCCGGGGCCTTGAACACACGATCAGCCAGCAGCCCCGTTCCTGGTTCTCTGCAGTTTTCCCACAGTTCACTGGAGCACATGTCCAGCGTGCAGTATCCCCCAATTTTAGTCACAAATAGTCACGGCGCCTCCATGACTTACAGTGAACCGTTCCCAAAGTACGACTCCGTCAGCGATCACGGATACTACTCACTCCACAGTGATTTCTCAAACATGAGCATGAGCAGCATGCACAACGTGGACAGTTTCTGTAGCATGGAGCACGAGCATGTGTACCAGAGAAACCCCAGCCACTGCCCCGAGTCCTGCCTAAGCCATTCCAACAGCGACTCCTTCTCCTCTTACGGGGACATGTACCCCAGCTCCATGGACAGCAGTCTGGAGGAGAGCATGAAGGGGTCACAGCAGGCTCCTGCACAGGGAAGGATGCAAGCCTTCTCCCACGGGTTTCGCCACGAAGCACTGACTAGAGTTCAGAGTTACGGACCGGAGGAGCCCAAGCAGTGCTCCCGGAAGCAGTCTGGAGCTCACCTAGCGCCACACATCCAACACGCTGCAGTGGGAGCCCGGTCCAGCTGTCCCGGAGACTACCCACTTACTCAGAACGTCCTCCCCCCTTTGTCCTCTCAGCCCACGCGCTCTCTAGGTATGACTCGAATGGACAGTGTTTCTGACTCAAGGCTATATGACAGTAACCCAATGAGGCAGAGGCGACCTCCGCTGTGCCGCGAGCAGCACGCAAGCTGGGACCCTCTGCCTTGCGGTAACGAGTCCTTTGGATATCACTCATATCCACTTAGTAACAGCCTGATGCCGTGCTGCGAGCGTGTGATGGTTCGCAGCATGCCAGACAAGATGGAACAAATTTGGAGCTCGCCATGGGAGACCCCATCTGCAGCCGAGCACCAGGAGCATCAGGTCGTCCCGGACCACCAGTACCAGACATACAGGAACCTGTGCAACATCTTTCCTGCTTACATCGTTCACGCCGTCATGGAGAAAAACCCGCATTTGACCGATCCTCAACAGCTGGCTGCAGTCATCGTCACTAAACTGAGGTCCAACCACTGAGCAGCAGCTGAGGAGAAAGGAGGGAAGTGAGCTTTCTCTGTGCAGGGGTGGCCCCTTCTTCAGTGTTGCAGCTTTTGTGCACCATCTGCCCTCAGGAGCTAATTGTCACGTTTTTCTGGTGGGAGTTTTGATGATTCGGGTATGTATCACTGAGATGACATACGAGGAAACCTTCAGCTtagatgagttttttttttttttttaatgaagtataAAGCACCagtattttatataaaacacTTCATAACACATTCATACCTCCTGAGCTTCACTGCATTTATGGAAGGaattcttcaacattttaaagtcactttaaCTTTAGGTATCTGTAGTGCTCATCTAAAGCAATGTTCAGcattaaataaaagattattttatgtGATTCAtagaaaactaatttaaaaaataagtttaataaTACTTAAGAGAAAAACACTCTCCATCTTGTTAACCTtctgataatcttttgatctattttaaaattattaattacgatttttctgttttatagccaaaatgtaaaaaactgtcagtttctggctcatagtttctgcagtagtttgttaaaaatttacctCTAAGTAGTGGGTGGGACTTAAGTCGTAGActaagcccgcccccttcccatcatccatttccATGTCTTcaagtgcatcagaatggagcagagcagggagcttgccgtagaagcttctacatcacacctacaagctttttcaaattgtgtttttgcgtctgctcctgattcacaatgatttgaatccagaaatacaattttaagcctaCATTTTGACCACAAAATACCAGAAGAACATgtagaaaacattgaaaatataattttcattggagtgggtctttaaagaagtATTTATGAAACAAGTGGAATAAAACAgtcactttaaatattttttagtaactTAATGTATTAGAAATGATGTTGTCATTCCTTATACTATTTAATGGAGGCTTAACCTGCTATCtatgctttttaaaactaatttttagttattttagagAGAGAGTCTAACTCTGAACAGGCAAAGAAACCACTCGGCCACATCTAGGTTTGTCTTGTATTGAAGGGACACATCAGACTCCGTTCAGCGTGAAGCTTTTGTGAAGACTGCTCAGGCCCTGTGAATGTGTTATGAAAGGAGTCGTTCAGTGCAGTGGAGTTACGAACAGCTTTGCTTAGGACTGCCTCTACTGTAAATAatggtttttgtttctctcgtttttgtgcatttctttCTGAAGTCCAGTGAGAGGGAGGTAGACGCATACCTCAcagcatgaaaaaaacgaaattttATGGCCTTATATCTGAATGACCTCACGCTTTAGTCATTGTCCGATCGGTTTCAGAGAAAATGGTTCTCATtgaaactcaaaatgtaaaGCACTATCACCATAtctaaaaagatatattttctcAGCCTCACCTAGCAAAGCTACTATTTTGGTAGAGTTTGTGCACAAAACGCGGATTTGACTTGTGTACACGTGCACATATTTATGTACATATTCTCATACAAAAGCCATTATTCAGAGTTATTTATAAGCTGCTAAATAATGCCAAAAAAGAGACTTTCTGAATTTCTGTATTATACATATTCAGTTTAGTTTGAAGGATTCATTGAATTGAAGTTACATCTCTATTTGGATGTACAGTCAGATTTCTGATTTTTACATccaatatttgaatatttatatagTTTTCAGATCTGTTGTGCTGTTTTTCAGtgagaacaaaaatcaaatcttGATTTGAGAGAGTAGTTCTGATGGACTTTCCCTTGTTTTCAGGGGAGAGGTTTGTTTATTACATGCACTTAAGTGGCTTGATTGGCAGCCGGCCTGAAACAGGCACAGGTGGATTAGTTCTCTGCATCGACAAATAATTAACCTGTCTAACTGAAAAACAACACGGCGGAGAGATAAATAGCTAACCCTGAACTGTGGAGGCAGTGCAGTTACTAGTTTTCAACACAGATATTGTCATCCATTTATGCCTTAACTTGTTCTGACACTTACGATTTCCTATTTGCATGTAAATGTAGTGGAATCCTtcaacttaagaaaaaaaaacaaaacataaaaggaCAAGTTGTGAAAGAGGAACCAGACTGAAATGGTGTTAGCCATCCCAGTTAAAAGTTTGCACAAGGATTTATGCAACGGATTGAATATTTACCGGATGTTAAATCAGTCGGATGCAAAGGTCTGGCTGTCACGGTTTTCACTTTGCtatgtgttttaaatattgtgGTATCTTGTAAAGTACTAGGGATCAACACgatgagaaaaaaaggttgCGAGTAAATTGTGGAAGTGATTGAGTGAGACTGCTGAAGTCTGCATAAACACGCGGCGCATGCAGGCAGTCGTGACGGAGCGTGCGAGTGTTTGGCTGTGCCTTGCAGCACACTGCTCTCAGGATGCTTTTGATTTTCTAACTTAATGAGTTTTCCTGCCAGAAAGCAGGGACTACAAGAGTGTACTTTTATCTAGTAGTAATATATTTTGTGAACACTCTACATGTAACATGTAGTACCTTGAAGTTAACTATGTATAGTTAAAGTATGGAGACGTCATTGAAGATCTTTGTACTTCTATGTATATTCTGTTTGTGCATCTTTAGAAGAGTGAGCTATCAGGGTGAACTCATGTTTCATtttggacaggattttatgaaAATACGCTTTGAATTTTGCGGCCAAAGGATGCGCATGTCGATTAGAAACTACAAGGTTAGCTCCCTTCGTTTAGCTACGTTACAGTCAGGTTGTGAACCCTTATAGCTGGACCATGCTTTCAATGCATTTAAAGGGGAATGCTTAACTGTTTAATGTagttcttgaaaaaaagttgtttgtccAAATCTAATTCTATAAACTAAGCAGCATCAGACTGTGTTTTGAtgacttttattattatatttgtagtttattttttcttttttttttcttttaagtgagTGGCATTACTCTTTGATGGCTAATTGTGTGAGGCAAACTGAGTCTCATTAGTGGcgctttaaaaacatgtatttctttataaTGTTTAAGTACAACCGTCGTATAAGAACAGacataaaggaaaaacaaaacaaaaaaaacagttgaatgtGTTTTGCCCAAATGAAGTTTGGGCTTTgctaactttgtttttcatgaaaaagaCGAGGCCACTTGAGGTCGTCTGTCTGTTCATGAGAAGGTGAAACAAACTGCCTAAATGTTTCTTCATATGAAACAAATCAGATTGCAAGGCTGCTGTCAAGGTTGTTTCTGGCATTTGGCTTAAAGTTTGCGCGccatcctttttttgttttttctccacttcagactGCTAAACGGCCAGTCATTTCTTATTCAAAACACAATATTTGAAAACTAATCTGAACCcaagatggatttttttttactgtttgggTTCTTAATTTTGACTGGAAATTGAAGCATTTACTGACagtttaatttggaatttaattctactaaaaatagtgttttctcTGAGCACTACCCTTaacttttagacaaaaattgAACACTTTCGATGCTTAAATTTCCTTAAAGGGAACAAATCCTCCTTTTCCCTCCTTCCTCTCTGAATGTGCCGCAAACACATAAGCCACAAATGTCTAGAACTGACTTTTGCTTGTTGATACAAATTGTATCTATACATTGAATGtaacaaaatatgaaatgtacaatatgaatatagttttatttaagtGCGGGGGTGGGGTTTGGGGTCGATGCCATAACATTTGTGACACCGTGTGTCACTGGGAGTATACAGTAGTCCATTGGTATGTAATTATTCTTACTTGGTACAGTAGTCAATTTACGAGGACAACAATGTGCTACCTAGACGTGCACAGACGCTCTGTGTGCAGCAGGCCTCACGTCCCCCACTGTACAGAAGCACACAAGTGTGTGTATTGAATTCACGGTAACACAAGTTGTTTGGATATTTTAGGTCATTTGTGTGTCGTAACTTTGTTATAGGTGCATCTATTTCTTCTGAAAAGCAGACGTCTATGCTATTTAAATGGAAATGTAATCGCTGTAGGTATATTCTGCTTCATAAAACATGCCAAAGTTCTTTTCAGGTGGCTTTGTCAAACGGTGTCAAATTCCAAccaaatctgtattttaaaataattttgcagACTTGAGAAGATTAGGAGTAGAAAAAAGGAACCGAGTGAGGGTGATGGACTAAAGCTTCTTAGAAGTGTCACACAGAAGATAGGCTGATGTTTACAAGCCGTTTAATGTCACCCACTGGGATCTTCACTGTGGATCAGTGGTGGATAGCCATGGCGGTGACACGCCGACTGAATTctttactatgtttttttttcgctCAGACTTTCAGGAGTGCATATATGTGCAGTTTATTTAAAGACCAATCCTTATTGTTCTCAAGCAAGCCGTgtgttggggtttttttgctATTAAACTGTCCACTGACTGCTGTCATTAAGAAGATTCTGTATCTGAGACCAGTTGGCATCAGATCAGCTTCGTTGTCATGACGATTAGACTGAAAATTGTCAGGATGATTTATTGATGATCTGCTGTTAGCTAGAATCAAAACCAAAGGGATTTCTGATCTGTACACAATATTGTACTCGTTCTAGTTGGTACAGGCGTGTCTTGCTTTGGAATTGTCAGTGTATGCCACGATAATGGGTgcacatatttaaaagaaacaactgTACATACGAAGCATAC includes these proteins:
- the zc3h12b gene encoding probable ribonuclease ZC3H12B, which codes for MTAWSMVEKLKMEKRPCREENIDSSEAQHATEESEDGSSSESESEDQKPQRAPANSSKRREPLAVTKPHRQLCRSPCLDRPSFSQSSTVQDLREDDTSTASGVKPVSEREYQTKIEFALKLGYSGEQVETVLSKLGAAALINDVLAELVRLGNKVEPETQPCSSAAAPASRPPCVKETVSPEVSVEEDSVDTFDNLRPIVIDGSNVAMSHGNKEVFSCRGIQLAVEWFRDKGHKDITVFVPAWRKEQSRPDALITDQEILRKLEKEKILVFTPSRRVQGRRVVCYDDRFIVKLAYDSDGIIVSNDNYRDLQNEKPEWKKFIEERLLMYSFVNDKFMPPDDPLGRHGPSLENFLRKRPVVPEHKKQPCPYGKKCTYGHKCKYYHPERVNQPLRSVADELRAFAKLSAVKTMSEGALAKCGTGSATVKGDSSSEAKRVAPKRQSDPSIRSVACEPPEALSIVRKSETNSVPSLVSALSVPTMQPAKSHAAGALNTRSASSPVPGSLQFSHSSLEHMSSVQYPPILVTNSHGASMTYSEPFPKYDSVSDHGYYSLHSDFSNMSMSSMHNVDSFCSMEHEHVYQRNPSHCPESCLSHSNSDSFSSYGDMYPSSMDSSLEESMKGSQQAPAQGRMQAFSHGFRHEALTRVQSYGPEEPKQCSRKQSGAHLAPHIQHAAVGARSSCPGDYPLTQNVLPPLSSQPTRSLGMTRMDSVSDSRLYDSNPMRQRRPPLCREQHASWDPLPCGNESFGYHSYPLSNSLMPCCERVMVRSMPDKMEQIWSSPWETPSAAEHQEHQVVPDHQYQTYRNLCNIFPAYIVHAVMEKNPHLTDPQQLAAVIVTKLRSNH